In Vitis vinifera cultivar Pinot Noir 40024 chromosome 11, ASM3070453v1, a genomic segment contains:
- the LOC100247411 gene encoding coatomer subunit beta'-1, with translation MPLRLEIKRKLAQRSERVKSVDLHPTEPWILASLYSGTVCIYDYLSQTMIKSFEVTDLPVRSAKFIARKQWVVAGADDMFIRVYNYNTMDKVTIFEAHADYIRCVAVHPTLPYVLSSSDDLLIKLWDWDKGWTCTQIFEGHSHYVMQVTFNPKDTNTFASASLDRTIKIWNLGSPDPNFTLDDHMKGVNCVDYFTGGDKPYLITGSDDQTAKVWDYQTKSCVQTLEGHTHNVSSVCFHPELPIIFTGSEDGTVRIWHATTYRLENTLNYGLERVWALGCMRGSRRVVIGFDEGTIMVKIGRDEPVASMDNSGKIIWAKHNEIQTVNIRSVGADYEVTDGERLPLAVKELGTCDLYPQSLKHNSNGRSVVVCGDGEYIIYTSLAWRNRSFGSALEFVWSSDAEYAVRESTSRIKIFSKTFQEKKNIRPTFSAEHIYGGALLAICSNDFICFYDWAECRLIRRIDVNVKNLYWADSGDLVAIASDSSFYILKYNRDTVVSHFNSGMPSDEQGVEDAFELLHEINERVRTGIWVGDCFIYNNSSWRLNYCVGGEVTTMFHLDRPMYLLGYLASQSRVYLIDKEFNVMGYTLLLNLIEYKTLVMRGDFQRASEILPLIPQEHYNSVARFLEARGMLEDALEVATDPDYRFDLAIQLGRLGTAKEIASEVQSETKWKQLGELAMSNGKFEMAEECLLHAMDLSGLLLLYSSFGDANGISKLVSLAKKQGKNNVAFLCLFTLGKLEECLQLLVESNRIPEAALMARSYLPSKVPEIITIWRNDLNKVSKKAAESLADPEEYPNLFEDWQVALDIESKISEKRGTYPPAEHYLNYAERSNINLMESFKSMQIDEEESILENGNSDHREIQANGASEYQEEAVNVDVNSPDRILVNGNEGEEERGANNEGTSTD, from the exons aCAATGATAAAGTCTTTCGAGGTCACCGACTTGCCAG TCCGGTCAGCAAAATTTATAGCTCGTAAGCAGTGGGTGGTTGCTGGAGCTGATGACATGTTTATCCGTGTATACAATTACAATACTATGGATAAGGTTACAATTTTTGAAGCACATGCAGACTACATTAGATGTGTGGCTGTCCATCCAACACTTCCATATGTATTGTCTTCATCTGATGACTTGCTTATAAAGCTTTGGGATTGGGATAAAGGTTGGACGTGTACTCAGATTTTTGAAGGGCATTCTCACTACGTGATGCAAGTGACATTTAATCCAAAAGACACCAACACCTTTGCAAGTGCCTCCCTCGATCGCACTATAAAG ATTTGGAATCTCGGCTCCCCTGACCCAAATTTTACTTTGGATGACCACATGAAAGGGGTAAACTGTGTTGATTACTTCACTGGTGGTGACAAGCCATACTTAATCACGGGTTCTGATGATCAAACTGCCAAG GTGTGGGACTACCAAACCAAAAGTTGTGTTCAGACACTAGAAGGCCACACACACAATGTTTCTTCAGTCTGTTTCCATCCAGAGcttcctattatttttactGGTTCAGAAGATGGGACTGTTAGAATATGGCATGCAACCACTTATAG GCTTGAAAACACATTAAATTATGGACTTGAACGAGTTTGGGCCCTGGGATGTATGAGAGGTTCACGACG GGTTGTGATCGGTTTTGATGAAGGAACCATTATGGTGAAAATTGGTCGAGATGAACCAGTAGCTAGTATGGATAATAGTGGAAAGATCATATGGGCTAAACACAATGAAATTCAAACAGTTAATATTAGAAGTGTTGGGGCAGATTATGAG GTTACAGATGGAGAAAGATTGCCTTTGGCTGTGAAAGAGTTGGGAACCTGTGACCTTTATCCTCAA AGTTTGAAGCACAATTCTAATGGAAGGTCTGTTGTTGTTTGTGGGGATGGGGAATACATAATATACACATCTTTGGCATGGAGAAATAGATCATTTGGCTCAGCGCTGGAATTTGTTTGGTCATCAGATGCAGAATATGCTGTGAGGGAAAGTACATCAAGGATTAAGATTTTCAGCAAAACATTCCAG GAAAAGAAGAATATTCGACCAACCTTTTCTGCTGAACACATTTATGGAGGGGCACTTCTGGCGATATGCTCAAATgacttcatttgtttttatgaCTGGGCTGAGTGCAGGTTGATTCGGCGGATTGATGTCAATGTCAAG AATCTTTATTGGGCTGATAGTGGTGATTTAGTGGCAATTGCAAGTGATTCATCATTTTACATCTTAAAGTACAAT CGTGACACAGTTGTGTCACATTTCAATAGTGGAATGCCTAGTGATGAACAGGGTGTTGAGGATGCTTTTGAACTCCTCCATGAAATAAATGAGCGAGTCAGAACTGGAATATGGGTTGGGGACTGCTTCATTTACAATAACTCCTCTTGGCGACTTAACTATTGTGTTGGTGGTGAG GTAACCACCATGTTTCACTTGGACCGGCCTATGTATTTGTTAGGATATCTTGCCAGTCAAAGTCGCGTTTATCTTATAGACAAAGAGTTTAA TGTTATGGGATATACCTTACTTCTCAATTTGATTGAGTACAAGACACTTGTAATGCGTGGAGACTTTCAACGTGCAAGTGAAATTTTACCTTTGATTCCTCAAGAGCACTACAATAG TGTGGCTCGTTTCTTGGAAGCTCGAGGTATGCTGGAGGATGCACTGGAAGTTGCCACAGATCCTGACTATAGATTTGATCTAGCTATACAGCTAGGCAGACTAGGTACTGCAAAg GAAATAGCTTCAGAAGTACAGAGTGAAACCAAATGGAAGCAGTTGGGAGAATTAGCTATGTCCAATGGAAAG TTTGAGATGGCTGAGGAATGCCTTTTACACGCCATGGACTTGAGTGGTTTGTTGCTCCTCTATTCTTCTTTTGGTGATGCCAATGGAATATCAAAACTTGTTTCACTGGCTAAAAAGCAGGGGAAGAATAATGTCGCATTCCTTTGTTTATTCACGCTGGGTAAATTGGAAGAGTGCCTTCAGCTGTTGGTGGAGAG TAATCGGATACCTGAAGCTGCTTTAATGGCACGATCTTACCTTCCAAGCAAGGTTCCAGAGATAATCACGATTTGGAGAAATGACCTCAACAAG GTGAGCAAAAAAGCTGCAGAATCATTGGCAGATCCTGAAGAGTACCCTAATTTGTTTGAGGACTGGCAGGTTGCTCTTGACATTGAATCTAAAATTTCAGAGAAAAG GGGTACTTATCCTCCTGCTGAACATTATTTGAACTATGCTGAGAGATCAAACATCAACCTTATGGAAAGTTTTAAAAGCATGCAAATTGATGAGGAGGAGTCAATACTTGAAAATGGAAATTCAGATCACAGG GAAATACAAGCTAACGGAGCCTCTGAATACCAAGAAGAGGCTGTTAATGTGGATGTTAATTCTCCAGACAGGATACTTGTTAATGGTAATGAGGGTGAAGAAGAGCGGGGTGCAAATAATGAAGGAACTTCTACTGATTGA